gatgggaaaagcagcagctatgCTTAAAGCAAAGTTATCAGAATTTGTGCTTTTCAGCAAGTCTAGTAACTGATGGGTATCTAGTAAAGGCGTCTGGCTTCAATGAcgtcccttcttttcttttcctccactAAGTAAGAACAGAAGCCAAATGAtccctggagaagctggagacTGGAACTTTAGAAATTAAGTATATATTTGACCTctcagttggaaaaaaaaaaactattttgtttcagtttcccTGAAGCAATAAGACTGCAAGAATATTCTTTGCATAATCCATTTCTGCTTAGAGCTGCTAGTGCAAGATGCAAATCTTCAATTTAACGCATTAAAAAGCCCTCCAAAACTCTAGTCACTATTCAACTTTGAACATCCACCACCCGAGGTAATTACAATAAGACacattttcttgtgttcttcTTTGTCACAGGATACAGAACTGCACGAACAGCTTCAGCAAACACCTCCCGAACACCCTCCTGATTCAACGCTGAGCACTCCAAATATTTGACTGCTCCAATTTGTTTAGCCAGTGAAGTCCCCTGTTGCGGGGTAGTGGGAGCCAAGCTTTGCTCTTTCAACTTTTTAACTGTTTCCAGGTCATTTCTCAAGTCTCTCTTCGTGCCCACTAAAAGAATGGGAACATTAGGACAGTGGTGAGAAACTTCAGGGTGCCATTTGTGCCTCACATTTGCATAGGAAGAGGGGCTACCAATGGAGAAACAGATGACAAATACATTGGTTTGAGGATACGAGAGTGTGCGCAGACGGTCGTATTCCTCCTGGCCTGCAGTGTCCCAGAGATTCAGGCTAACCGTCCGGCCATCAACAGTCATTTGGGCACTATAGTTGTCAAACACAGTAGGGATGTACTCTTCGGGGAAGGCATTGGTGGTATAGCTGATGAGAAGACAAGTTTTTCCCACAGCGCCATCTCCAACAACTACGCACTTTATAGTCTGCATTCTTTACCCAGAAACAAAGTCCTGCGCAAAGCAAGAGAACAAGTTAGAAAAAGCACGCTCAACGACAATCATTTTTAAGAGATgcttttgcaagtgtttttaatattgctAACAATTTCTTATCACAGCCAGACATATTCAGTGTCTCAGAAGCCATTATGAAGAGCTCAGAGGCTAGAAAGACAATAGTGAAACAGAGATGCAACAAGTTGAAAGCTCAGTGACAACTGGCTGCTCTCCAACCACATAAGTGCAAATTAGCCAAATTCCCACAGTCTTGCCTTACGGCCAGACAGTTTCCCACAGGCAAGAGGGACAAGTCCTTAGGAAATACCTGCAAGCGGAAAAGGATCGTGATCTCACGCCCAGTAACAAGATACTCTGTCATCTGTAAGTCCACACACACTCTAAATTGACACTTCTTGCCTATGTATTCTACTGCCTAG
This window of the Cygnus atratus isolate AKBS03 ecotype Queensland, Australia chromosome 13, CAtr_DNAZoo_HiC_assembly, whole genome shotgun sequence genome carries:
- the LOC118245321 gene encoding rho-related GTP-binding protein RhoG-like — translated: MQTIKCVVVGDGAVGKTCLLISYTTNAFPEEYIPTVFDNYSAQMTVDGRTVSLNLWDTAGQEEYDRLRTLSYPQTNVFVICFSIGSPSSYANVRHKWHPEVSHHCPNVPILLVGTKRDLRNDLETVKKLKEQSLAPTTPQQGTSLAKQIGAVKYLECSALNQEGVREVFAEAVRAVLYPVTKKNTRKCVLL